The Streptomyces sp. A2-16 sequence CGGGGTCGGTGGCGTCCTGGGGGCGTATCTGGAGCGGAACGGCGTCGGAGGCGACGTCGTGAAGCTGCCACAGGCCGGGAGGGAGTCCAACGAGCGCGCTCCCGACAGCGTCGCCGGGATCGCCGCCCGGGCCCTGCCCGGCGTCGTCACCCTGCACGTGAGCGGGGCCGCGGAGTCCGGGACCGGGACCGGCTTCGTGCTGGACGATCGCGGGCACATCCTCACCAACAACCACGTCGTGGAGCCGGCCGGCGCCGACGGCGAGATATCGGTGACCTTCCACAGCGGGGACACCGCCAAGGCCACCGTCGTGGGCCGCGACAGCGGGTACGACCTCGCCGTCGTGAAGGTGAGCGGTGTCGGAGGGCTGCGGCCCATGCCCCTCGGCAACTCCGACAACGTCCAGGTCGGCGACCCCGTCGTCGCCATCGGCGCCCCCTTCGACCTGGAGGGCACCGTCACCTCGGGCATCATCAGCGCGAAGGAACGGCCCATCACCGCCGGAGGCGGCAGCGGGGACGGCAGCGACGTGTCGTACGTCGACGCCCTGCAGACCGACGCCCCCATCAACCCCGGCAACTCCGGTGGCCCGCTCCTCGACTCCCGGGCCCGGGTCATCGGCATCAACTCCGCCATCCGTTCGGCCGACGACGGCTCGGGCTCCGAGAGCGGCCAGGCCGGCTCGATAGGCCTCGGTTTCGCCATCCCCGTCAACCAGGCCAAGCGGGTCGCGGAAGAACTGATCAACACCGGCAGGGCGACCCACCCCGTCATCGGCGTCACCCTCGACATGGACTACACCGGCGACGGTGCCCGCGTCGGGACGAAGAGCGCCGACGGCGGCCCCGCCGTGACCGAGGGCGGCCCGGGCGACAGGGCCGGACTCAGGGCGGGCGATGTCATCACCGAGGTCGACGGACGCCGTGTCCACTCGGGCGACGAGCTCATCGTGAAGACCCGCGCCCACCGACCCGGCGACCGCCTGGAGCTCACCCTGAAGCGCGACGGTCGGGAGAGGACGGTCTCGCTGGTCCTCGGATCCTCGGACGGCGGTTGAGAGACGGCCAAGAGAAGCGAAAGAGCACCGACAGAGCGCCGACAGAGAACGGCAGGGAATCAGCGGGCGACCGGCACGGCCCCGATCGACAGAAACCTCATAGAGACGCCCCCGGACCCCGCTCCACAAGGCAAACAACCCGGAAAACCGCCCACCCGCCCCCACTCGGAGCCCTCGGGACAGTTCCGGTCGTACGGGAACCCCAGGTACCGTGGACCCGGCCCGGACCACGGAAGACCGCACTGACCACCGAGGGCCGAGGACCGAGGACATCGCAAGGAGCTTCAGGTGTTCAATGACATAGGACCGCTCGAGCTGATCACGCTCGTTGTCCTCGCCGTGCTCGTCTTCGGTCCGGACAAGCTCCCGAAGGTCATCCAGGACGTCATGCGGACCGTGCGCAAGATCCGCGAGTTCTCGGAGAGCGCCAAGCAGGACATCCGCTCGGAGCTCGGCCCGGAGTTCAAGGACTTCGAGTTCGAGGACCTCAACCCCAAGACGTTCATCCGCAAGCAGCTGGACAACGACGAACTGGGGCTCAAGGAGATCCGCAACGGCTTCGACCTGAAGAAGGAGATGGCCGAGGTCACCGACGCCGTGCACAGCACGGACACCTCGCCGTCCCCCTCCTCCGGTGGCCGGATCGACATGACCAAGAAGCCCGAGGAGTCCGGCAAGGACGACCGCCCGCCCTTCGACGCGGACGCCACCTGAGCCGTACGCCCCACCCGAAGGCGTCCGCCGAGCAGTTCGGCTCGCGGGCGCCTTTTCCCGTCGTACGTGACGCGATTCATACCGCGCTCTGTCCTCGTACGGCCTGAACCCACCCCCCGTTGCGCCCCGCGCGCCGGGCGGTTTCCCGGCAGCTCGGAGCGGTGTGGCTATGCTGCCGAGTTGTTGTGCGGGCCGTACGCGAACCAGCGACGCCGCCCGAAGGGGGGCGGGCCGGTCCGGTCCGACGAGAGCTAGTAGGAGGCGTCCGGCACATGGAGACGACGAGTGGGGCAGTCGCGCAGGCGCCGGCCGCGGAGGGTGGCCAGCAGGTTCCCTCCGCCCGGCGCACGGTCGACGGCTACCTTCAGGCGCCCTTCCCCTGGTACGGCCTTGACGAGGCCTTCACGGGGCCGCGCTGGCTGATGCAGGTCGGCACCTCGGCCGACGGGGCCGTCGAGCACGGGTCCATCGGACACGGCGACGAGCCCTCGGTGAAGAACGAGGCGGGCTCCACGGGGGAGCCGAAGGAGAAGTTCGCGGTCGTGGTGACCGTCGCCGCGAACCCGTCCCGCAGGAGCGCGGACGGCACCGGGCTGCTGGAGGCCACGTCGGTCTCCTCCGCCGCCTGGCTGGCCGGGGTGGGGCTGCTGTCGTTCACCTGGCCCGGCCAGATGGACCACTCCCTGCGCGACGACTGGCTGGACCAGCAGACCGAGACGGCCTGGGTCCTGGCGGACGACCTCGAAGGATCCGACTGGTCCACCCTGTCCCTCCCGGTGGACGGCGTGCCCACGCCCTTCCACTACCGGGAGTCGGAGTTCGGCTGGGTGCTCGCGGGCTCCACACAGGAGGGCGTGCACGTGGGGGCGTACGGGAGAGGCATGAGCGCGTACGGGCTCGGCTTCGCGATGATCAAGGACATCTCGGCGTACGCCTAGCCGGCAAAGGGGCACCGCGAGCCCGTGCGGTGCCCCTCGACTCTGCTAGCGGCCCAGTCGTCGCCGTACCCGCCGGACCTGGCGGTTGTCGGCGACCGCGTCGAGGAAGCGGCGTCCGGTACCGGCCTCGTGGGCCGGGCCCTCCAGGCGCAGCAGGGCTCCGTCGCGGACGACGGCGTGGGCGAGCGGGGCGTCCGTCTTCGGCAGCGTGACCGGGTGGCGGCCGGCCGGGAGCTTGAGACGGGCCGGAAGCCGGAGCGCGGCCGTGGTCCCGCCCTCGCCGGGGAGCAGCTCGGCGTCCACCGTCAGGGCGGACACGGTGACCTTGAGGCGGGCCGGGCCGCTGGAGGCCGTGGACGCCACGTACGGGAGCGGGAGCGACCGCTCGCCGCGCGCGGTGTTCGCCGCCGCCGCACCGGCCGTGTCGGAACCGAGCCTGCGCTGGCGCTGGTCCACGTCGAGGGCGAGCTGGCCGCTGCCCGTCCAGTACGGCAGTGAGAGCCGCCCGCCGGTCAGCGCCGGGCCCGCGGCCGGGGTGCCCGGGGTGCCGTCGCCGGTCAGACGGACCATCCGGTCGACGCCCAGCAGCTGGACGTACGCCCACACGTCGTGCACTCCGCGCTCCAACGGCCGCCCGCCCGCGAGCCGTTCGGGGTCCAGGCTCAGTCGCCCGGACGCGACGAGCCGTGAGCGCCCCTCGCCGGAGGGCTCGAGCCGCACCTCCAGATCACCGTCCGGGTACCACCAGTCCTCGCGGTCGCGGTCCTTGACGACCAGTTCGGCGTACGCCAGCCGGAACGGATCGCGGACCTCCCAGCCGTCCTCGGCCCCCGGCACCCCGGCCACCAACTCCGGGTCCAGCCACCGCTTCCCGTCCCGCTCGACGAGCACCAGCGGCTCACCGTCCCCGCGCAACAGGTCCAGCGTGACGTCGGCGACCAGCCGGCCGTCCCGCCACTCCAGTCCGCCGACCGTGCTGCGCGCCTTGACCTCACGGACGCGCTCGGCGAGGGCGACGGCCCCGTCGAAGTCCCCGCGTTCGAGGAGCTCGGCGCGGAGCCGCGACACGGTGGGAAGACCTTCGCGTACGGCGGCCGGGAACTCCTCGATCGCCAGCTTCCGGGCCGCCTCGAAGCGCTCCCGCTGTTCAGCCGGTTCCTCGCGGAGGATCTCGGGTTCGCGGGTCCGGGAGAGCACCTCGACGTGGTAGAGGCGGTGCAGGAGGCGGTTCTGGAGGGCGTCGACGTCCTCGGAGGGGGTCGTGCCGTCCTTGATCCGGCCGACGATGGTGCGGCAGTTGTCCCAGAAGCCGTGGCGCGGGTTGAAACGGTGCTGGGTGTTGTTGCCGCCGTCGTCCCGCTTCATCCAGTAGTAGCAGGGGTAGTCGGCGAGGACCGAGATCCGCTCGGCCTTCAGATAGGCGGCGCTGACGAAGGCCAGGTCCTCCAGGATCCAGGGACCCTCGGGGAACCGGAGATCGTGCTCCTCGACGAAGGCGCGCCGGAACATCTTGTGCGGGGACATGCTCTGCATGAGCTCGTCGTTCTCGATCGTGCAGGCGTCCACCGTGTGCCGGAACAGCCGTCGGGGCCGCACCATCGTGCTGGACATCTTGCCGAGCACCACGTCGGCGTCATTGCTCTTGGCCTGCTCGTACAACCGCTCCAGGGCCTCGGGCCCGAGCATGTCGTCGTGGTCGACGAACTGGATGTACTCGCCCTTGGCGTGCCGCATGCCGAGGTTGCGGGGGGCGCCCGGCCAGCCGGAGTTGGGCTGCGTGTGCACCTGGACGTTCGGGTGCGCGGCGGCGATCTTCTCGAGCCGGGTCAGTGTGTCGTCCGTCGAGCCGTCGTCGACGTAGATGACCTCGTACTCGTCGGCGGGCAGACTCTGCCCGAGCAGCGACGGCGCGCACTCGTCGACGTACTTCCCGGTGTTGTAGACGGGGACGACGACGCTGACTTTGACTCTCGGCATTCCACGGACCTTACCTGGCTGACCGGGCCCGGCTGGATCGGGTGGTGAGTGGGGGAGTCGACGCGGAACGCGGGCAGCGTTGCCGAAATGCCGGGCCGGGAAATCAGGCCACTCTTTCGCAGCGAATAGGTATGGGTGATCGACTTGGTGTCGAGGCGAATATGCCGCACTCGAAGCTGCAGCCTTTATTTGCATACATGAAAGCGCTTTTCGCCAGTGAACCTATCACGACCTTCCAGTGCCTGTCATGTGAAGGTTCCATGAAGTCCCGCGCTCCCGGCTGGCCTTGGGATGCAAGAAGGGTTGATTTTGCCCCGATTCGACGCCATGGGCCAGCTTCTCGCTCGTTGCGCCACAAAAGGCAAAGATGGTCGCCCTCTGTGTAAATGCTGTGTGCAGTCAGTTGCCCGGAAAGTCTTGACGTTCTTTATTTGCCTCGTATTTAGTCTCCTCTTACGTCATTCATAGGGTGGCCTTATCGGGGCATGCCCGACGACAGCGAGGGGTGGAGTGTGCGCACGCGTACACATCTGGCCGGGGGGTTGGCCGCGTTGGCCGGCATGTTCCTGGCTGCTACGGGGGTCGTGACGCTGACGTCCTCACACGCGGTGGCGGCTACGTGTACCGCCGGAACTGCGAGCGACTTCAACGGTGACGGTGTGGCCGACACGGCGATCGCGGACCCCGACGCCACGGTGAACGGGGCCAAGAGGGCAGGACTCGTGCGCGTCGTGTACGGCGGCGGCAAGGGGGTTTCCGAGATTTCCCAGGCAACCCCCGGTATGGGCGCCTCACCGGAGGCCGGCGACGGTTTCGGGGTCTCCATCGCCGCCTACGACGCCGACAGCGACGGTTGCAGCGACCTGGTGGTGGGAACGCCGTACGAGGACGTCGTCAAGGACGGCGTCAATATCGTCAATGCCGGTGCGATCTACATCATTCACGGCACACCCACCGGCATCGGGGCGGGCTCCACGATCGAGGGGTACACCCAGGCGGGGCTCGACTCCACGACCTCGACCGAGACCTCCGACTGGTTCGGTTTCGCCGTGAAGGCGGGTACGGCGGCGAGCGGTTCGCCCTACCTGATCGTCGGAGTCCCGGGCGAGAACGTCACCGTGAGCGGCAAGACCTACAGCGACGCCGGCTGCATCGAGTACGTGCAGGGCAACACCACCAAGGCCCTCAGTGAGAACGATCCAGGGGTGCCCGGTGTGGTCGAGGCCAACGACCGCTTCGGGTACTCGCTGGCGGCG is a genomic window containing:
- a CDS encoding trypsin-like peptidase domain-containing protein yields the protein MASGPGGDYSLAAPSGDFVSARPEPAAADRTDPAHDPGSSSTPPYGVPGPWAPAPPVQHPANASAQGPATASAQGPVTPSVQGPVTARAQGSAVPSAQGQATGSAQGLATPAEQSPAAHSVQGPAIPSAQGPATASVQGQATASAQGPMVPSAQGPATASAQGLMIPSAQDPATTPAQSPPTPPPPPGPPNSTPPAYDPPKPAVPPVSDGSQDTVIGQTPAPHGTSASPAPPDTPTPPPPPSPAPPPSPDQLSPTGTPGTPAPTVGSPSDAPPAPHTPPTPTPWQNYDPWAPTPLQQTGAAVGAEGRRRGRVRRGLFVGALVLALVAGGVGGVLGAYLERNGVGGDVVKLPQAGRESNERAPDSVAGIAARALPGVVTLHVSGAAESGTGTGFVLDDRGHILTNNHVVEPAGADGEISVTFHSGDTAKATVVGRDSGYDLAVVKVSGVGGLRPMPLGNSDNVQVGDPVVAIGAPFDLEGTVTSGIISAKERPITAGGGSGDGSDVSYVDALQTDAPINPGNSGGPLLDSRARVIGINSAIRSADDGSGSESGQAGSIGLGFAIPVNQAKRVAEELINTGRATHPVIGVTLDMDYTGDGARVGTKSADGGPAVTEGGPGDRAGLRAGDVITEVDGRRVHSGDELIVKTRAHRPGDRLELTLKRDGRERTVSLVLGSSDGG
- a CDS encoding sec-independent translocase, which encodes MFNDIGPLELITLVVLAVLVFGPDKLPKVIQDVMRTVRKIREFSESAKQDIRSELGPEFKDFEFEDLNPKTFIRKQLDNDELGLKEIRNGFDLKKEMAEVTDAVHSTDTSPSPSSGGRIDMTKKPEESGKDDRPPFDADAT
- a CDS encoding glycosyltransferase family 2 protein; this translates as MPRVKVSVVVPVYNTGKYVDECAPSLLGQSLPADEYEVIYVDDGSTDDTLTRLEKIAAAHPNVQVHTQPNSGWPGAPRNLGMRHAKGEYIQFVDHDDMLGPEALERLYEQAKSNDADVVLGKMSSTMVRPRRLFRHTVDACTIENDELMQSMSPHKMFRRAFVEEHDLRFPEGPWILEDLAFVSAAYLKAERISVLADYPCYYWMKRDDGGNNTQHRFNPRHGFWDNCRTIVGRIKDGTTPSEDVDALQNRLLHRLYHVEVLSRTREPEILREEPAEQRERFEAARKLAIEEFPAAVREGLPTVSRLRAELLERGDFDGAVALAERVREVKARSTVGGLEWRDGRLVADVTLDLLRGDGEPLVLVERDGKRWLDPELVAGVPGAEDGWEVRDPFRLAYAELVVKDRDREDWWYPDGDLEVRLEPSGEGRSRLVASGRLSLDPERLAGGRPLERGVHDVWAYVQLLGVDRMVRLTGDGTPGTPAAGPALTGGRLSLPYWTGSGQLALDVDQRQRRLGSDTAGAAAANTARGERSLPLPYVASTASSGPARLKVTVSALTVDAELLPGEGGTTAALRLPARLKLPAGRHPVTLPKTDAPLAHAVVRDGALLRLEGPAHEAGTGRRFLDAVADNRQVRRVRRRLGR